The Fusarium fujikuroi IMI 58289 draft genome, chromosome FFUJ_chr05 DNA segment TAACGACTGGTTTCCGCACAGCAGACGGATCTCCCATTTCTATCTCGTCAAGTGATGTCTCAGCAGGCTCCGATTCTTCACCGGAAGTCATATCGTCCAGTGCGATCTTTGTCTTTGCATCTGCAACCAGTTCACGCAGGTTACCGTCGAACTTCCGACTTTGCAAGAAATGGGAGAGAAAGGGCACATCCGAAGCGCCTGCGACAGAGGCAGTCAATTGCACGTCAAGCCCACGATGTTTGCCATGAAGCGAAGGGATATGGGTGACACCAGGCAGCTTGCCTTGGTGATAAAGCCTAAGCGAATCGGCAATTCGTGATCTGAGAGCAATGTATGCTTGCTGTTCGGTCATATCAGGTTGGGCAAAAGGATGCACAGAAGTGGAAGTCAGAGTTAGCACGGTCGGTGCAGGCGCCTTTTCCTCTCCAACAGCCCCCCCTTCTGTTACTTCGATTGGATGGCCGCTCTGCACAGCTGCTTCCTCGTGGCTCTTGAAGTCCCTCTTATGAGCAATGCGGCAGTGGTTGATAAATCCCTGAGTACTTGAAAAGTTCTCCCGGTTGCAATCAAGACATACCAACTTTACTGTCTTCCCATCGGAGCGCTTCAAGATACATGGGCCAGCCTTGTCTTTTGGCTGAGGATAGCCACTTGACAAAGATTGTAACTTCTGGCTCCCAGCTCCACGGCCTGAACGAGCCTTAAGCGAAGTTCCAGATTCGGTGAAGCTATTTCTTGTCGTCCGCCCTTCAGCAAACGAAGCTCTCGCACGTGAGGCTTCTGGAGTAAAATGCCACTCGGGCTGTATACCATCAAACGAAGGATCAGGAATGAGCCACTTGGCATAGTGTCTGGCATATGGACCATCAACGACACCAAATGGGGGTGCCCACCTTGGTACAGCTTCCCCGGAACGCGTCTGAATAGCAGGTCCCTTTCCGGCACTGACATTCAGCATCTGTTCAGGAGTTGGGCAATTCACAGGGTATGGGATGAGATGACAACGTCTGAGCTGCTCCAGAGCAACCTGGCATTTCGCGAGTTCCTGGTTAATGAGCCGAAGTTCATCATGTTTTAGCAAAATTTCAAGACCAAACTGATGGCGAATCTCATCCCGGGCATCGTCCAAACTAGGGGCCGTAGGACTTTCTTGTGGTTTTGGGCCGGATGCTGAGAAACTGTCGCCTATTATATCTAGGTCTATCTTGGCGCGCTTTATAGGCACGTTCATATCGGACGTTTCATCAGAGCCATATACGCTTGACCGTCTCCGTTTGGGAGGCTGCGCCTCGGGCGACCCTGATATCTTCGTTTTTGGTAACAGAGGTGACTGAAATGGCTTCAGTAGGTCTGCTATTGGTGGTGTTGCCGGCAGCGTCTTGTCGCTTCCCCGTGATTCAGATGTCCAGAATCGAAACATGAGGATACCTCGACAAGaagtcaaggagaagacgaAAAATGTCACGACAGAAGGGCCGTAGCGAGCTTTTGTATCAATGCAGCAGGCAGCAGCTGTGTGTGGATTTGAAGACGGGTGAAAATTATGGGAGTGGGTGCCAAATTTGTGAGAGCTGTGGCGCAGGTGAAGCTGACGTAATTGGAAAGTAGGTTTGCGGATCGGAGAATCGGAGTCGGGCGCAAAGGGGTTTGATGATGTGGCCCTCAGAACAGGCCAGAACCAAAGAGGAGTTTGGGTCAACCAGCGACAGTAATGACAAGTACTCAGAGCGACAATGTGCCGGAAgagagggaagaaagaagtGATCGAGCGCTAGCGAAAGCCTCGACTCTGTGGCCTCTGAGAGATAGCAAACAAAGAAAGTGTTTTCTTTGAGAGGGAGAGTGTGTTGTgaatgaagaggagggagacgAGACAAGATGGGAGAGCGTGTAAGAGCGAAGATTAGGTGGGTTGTGGTAgtgaagcagcagcagcaaagagaagagtggGAAAACGGGGGTGCATGCGCAAATGAAGGTGCGAAGAGGAAAATCGATAACACATGAGAGGGAATGTGCGTCGAGGGGGAAGTGAAAGTACAGAAGTACAAGTGTAGGCGCAAGTGGAATTGAAGCTTTCTGTTGCGGGAGTCTGACACGACTCGAGGGAAATGGGGATAAAGTCAAActggaagaaggagaaagtgGGTGGTGCAGTGACTGCAGTGTGCGTGATGGGAGCACCTCAACCTCACAGTCAGTACCCGAGAGTGACGCTTGGGTCTCGGTCTCTTGTTTTGGTGCTGCTTGTGCACTGGGCTTCCTCCCTGATTGAATGAGCGATCGGCCAGAGACTTGTTTTGATTGAACGGCCGATTGAGTGCCCACAAAAAGCAGACCTGAGGCGAAGCCGTCGAGCAGGCTAAAACAAGTCTAGGAGTCAAGGGAGCCAAGTGTTGGCAGGCTGTTGGTGGGCACCAGGGGCGAAATTGGGGTTTTCTGTGTCCCTTTGGGGAGTCAAGGGAGTGGACCATCAGCCAGCTAGCCAGCCAAGCATGGAAGGAGCCAGGGGATTGTGATTGCGGTACGACGACGCCCAGAAACTCAGAAGTTAGAACCACCATCCACTAATAGATTCGATGCAAGCTGGAACCCTGTCAGCATAACGGAATTCTAACTTATCTAGTACCTTGTGATCCCTACCAAGATTGGCAGATAGCTTGTCATAAGGCAATGAAAGATTCATATGGTTTTGTGGTGGTCAAGTCAGTTGTTTGCTGCTTCAGATCAGTTTCGCCGTTTGTCTCCTGCTATGATCCCAGTCACTTCCCGGCTTGTTAGCAGTGATAACAAACGAGTGCCCAATGAACTCAGGACTGGACAGGAAGAGAACCGTCAGATCCAGTCGATAGGCTAGCCCGAGCTAGTGCAGGTTGCCGCACATAGAGACACTGCTTCAGCGTATGCAGTTTCAAATACTTCCTTGTATGCTCCTCAGGTAGTGACTCCTAATCATGATTCGACAAACAGCCCGGAAGAGCCTGGCGCTGCCTGGGGATGCCCTCCATGACACCTTTTCAGGTACAAAACCCCACTGTAGATACTTCGAATCAGAGGATTTGGTTGCAACCCCAACAACTCGTAGTAAAGTATGTTCTAAATCCAAACCATCTTATCTCGCGCTTGGCAGCTACACTAGCTACTAGGCAGGTTGCCCGAAAACCACCTCGCTTGATTAGATATGACAGGATCGTCTTGCTCATTAAGTTCTCGGGGGGCCTTGGAGTCTTTCATCGCCTGTCTGAACCACCCGTCTCTTTATTCCCATCACATGCCACTGGTTTTGAACCTGGGCAATCAGTCCTACGCTTGATTTCGGGACGAGTCTTGGACGTCTGACAATGCAACCATCAATGAGACACATTTGGTTAGAACGAAACAGGATGGTGTGTACTCCATAGGTTATGGGCTATCTTTCCGTAAGTTGCTGCAGCCACTTCCAACCAGCTCGCTTATTTTCCACTTGGCTTGGAAGCCAAGCTGTAATTGTTTAGACTGTGCTAGTGTCCTGTGTCTGTACCTTAGCATGGATGAGTGCCTTCTTGTTAGAAGCCTCACTCTGGTTGGTTATTGTGTACAAATCTGgtccaagctccttgatatCTTGAGTTGAGAGCATCAGCAGAAACTGAAATTCCTATATGTAGTTACTGTCATCCAGTGAGCGTTATGGGAGAACTTCTTCTATGCCATGCAAATGCTGCCAATTTAAAGCTCGGTGATGGGGCATTTTGAAGCACGATGAGGTGATTCTCTTGAGTTCCTGGGGAGCTACTCTCAGCCCCACTAGCGACTCTGGTCCAATTCGTCATCCATGACATCTTCAGAAGGGAGTGCTGCTCGTAAAGTGCTCACTTCTCGTCTCTGTTCGCAGGTGATGGTTCTGAGATGAGTAAATTGGCGAACGATATTTAGTAATGTTGATAGCATCTCGCCTGAGGGACCTAAGAATTAGACTTAGATAAACCTAGCGAGCTGTGCTTATGCATTCAAGATTTCAACACAACTTTGGAGTTGTGGCGTAAGCCTCGCCAGCCACTTTTTACCATGTTCCGTAAGGTTCTCAAATTTTGGCATCACCCACAATGAATTGCCTTAGTAAGCTGTCTCTCCTTGTCTGCAGCCACGCGCTTCTAAGGTTAGGTTCAATCCCAGGGACagcctaggtacctattgAGTTCAGGAAATCACCTTGTAAAGGAAGAGTACGGGCAAAAAAGGAAGCTCGTGATGCCTTACCAATGCCTGGAATTCTCTGAAGGTGCTCAAGTAGACTACCTATCTAGGCACCTTAGGCAATGGATTCTGGCAAATTGTCCCATGGAAGGTTCTTCGAATACATTGTATGTGTTAAGCAAGCGATAAAGTGCCAAGCATTTGATCCAATGAATAATGTCACTGTGCTCCAAAAGCTCGGACTTGCATGTGTCCGCCCCGCAAAGCCCAAATCCTGGACCGCAACTGTTTTATCCGCTAGAGCCATCTCGTTCTTTAAACATCATCACTCACAAAAATGCCCATTGCAACATCCAACCATGTCTCTGGCAAAAGGAAGCCAGATACAAATGTCTCCAACGAAACCCATTTGACGAAGAGACCCCGAAACAACGAACCTAAGACTCCAACACCAGCTCTGCTAGCTCCCCACGAAACCATCATCGCTGAACTCAACTCCAAATATGACATCCTACCTGCTTCAGTTATCTCGTCAACGAAAATCAAGAAGCGCATCATGCAGGTCGCAAATCACATAATGACCCAAGGCGATCGATCTCCAGTAGCACTGCTGTATGCGCGAACCGCCGATGTTTGCAAGCTCATCACAGTGGTGGAAAAATGCAAGCGGATTGTTACTGAGGAAGGGAAAGCATATTATCAGTACAACCAGCTATTTGACCAACCAGAAAAGTCTAAAAGCAAGGATATTATTGAAGAGACAATCCTCGAAAAGAACATTCAAGAAGACAATGATTCTGACAACGACGATTTCGAGGTTATGCACAGCCGATTTGAAGGTGCAGTGCTACCTCAGCCCTCGCCACGATCTGTGAAATCGTTGAGGGTTTTCATTTCGACTGTGCCCATACAGGAATTGAAAATAAAGAAGGGTGTTACGGTCCAGTCTGGTACAGCCAAGCAAGCTTGATACAATCCCGATACTTCTACTCTGCTCAGGCCGCTTCGTCTGCCTTTTATGTTTTTAATATACTTGACTGAACCATTCCAGAGATGGTTCATGGTTGAGTAAGTCGTCTAGCAAATCACAAGATACCCAGCGCAAGTAAATAGAACATTCTGCTTTTATTTGTGCCGCTACAATCGTGCAATACTGTGTAAAGAAAATTTGTCATATCCCGGCTCCAACGTCAATGACCCAATACACCACAAGACTCCATTCCCCGCTGAGCCATTCCCGCCTCTTCCCACATGAGCGGCTTTAGATCCCGTTGGTTGACTGCAACCGCTGTGGTGATGTCCAATGAGTCTTTAGTTACCATTGTTCTTGGACTTGTCGGTGATTCGGAGGACAAAGTTGACAATAACGGCCAGTAGAAGAATGATAGCCAGAACAGTGGGACCAAAACGGTCATCAAAGCCAGCCTGACCCTTCATTCTTATAGACTTGGCTCGCCAATGGTACGTCACCAATGCATATATCATGGTCAACATAGCGACACCAGTGAAGAGGAATGCAGAGATGAAGGCGACTCTATCACCGAAGTTCAGCATGCCGATGGCGAGGGCGCCGAGAATGACGGTGAAGTTGAGCCATGACAGGAAAGTTCGTTCGTTCGCGAAGAAGACCTTGGGTTCGACGCGGGTTGGCAAAGCAATGCGCTTACCTGGAAGACATGTTAGACAGAGCAAGATAACCAAATGTCAATTGCAAGATTCAATGAGTACTTGGGGCGCACGTACCGGGAGTAGTCTGAAGGAGAGGCTGGGAAGACATGTCGGAATTGCTCGAAATCGGCGAGGTTTTATTGTTGACAGCTCTAGTAGCGAGTGTTGTGTCCCCGTTGgcagcgaggaagaggagcgctgttaagtaaaagtaaaactGGCCGTTCTTACAAGTAAGAAGGTATGAGATGACGCTCAATCGGTAATCCTAGTGCGAGCGATTGGCGAATGACTTCACTTGATCAAAAAATGGTTGTGATAAAGAAAAGGTCCAAGTCGTCTGTTTATGTACGACATGGACTGGACTGCCGAAACGAGGACGAGATGCTGGACCCACTTCTCGGTGTGTGTTCCAGTAAGTAGGAAGCAGCTTGGATCCTGCTTCGAAGAGCACGTGGCTCATTGGTTGGACATAGTAGCAGCACGCGACCGCCCTATCAACTGCAGAAAACTTAGCATTCAGAAGCAGGTACGGATACAGGTACCGCCGGATCTGTCTTGACGCCCTAGGTACATATGGAATCACCGACCTGCCCGTACGCCGATGATAGACCACATAGGTATTCTTTCCAACTTGTAATAATTCTCGTAATCTCATAGACCTCGCTTGGAATGACGAGTCATTTCGAAGGCAACGATAATTTTGTTGTTTCTAGCAATGCTTACAGATACCAATGAGACATATTGGATCAGTGCGTAACTTCATATCCAATAAGAAGAAACTGTTTCACGAAAGTTTATCATGGGCTCTCGCTATACCAAAACACAACAACCAAGCATTGACATCGCTAAAAATGAAGCGAAGACAGGAAGTACTAATAAACAGACATAGACACAAGACTACAATACCCAACTAAGAGATGAAGACCAAACTATATCAAATTTCAGAATAAGATCATGCATTTTAGATCAACACTATCGTTTCGAGTTGTTTAGTTTCCTAATCGTAGGTAGAGACTGTCAGCAATCGATTGCACCCAGCTTTGTTGATCACGTGCCCTGGTCTGGCTCCCTTGTCTAGGTGGGTGGTACATTGTAGCCGCGATAGAAAGACATTCTGACACAAGCTGAGCTAGATGATAATAAAATGGTCCCAATTATGGATATGGATAGTAAAAAACTAGATTTAGTTGTGTTGACCATGAGAATTGCTCAGCGAAGCATGATATAGGAAAAAAGTAAGGTTGTTGTTACTGAAGGTGGTAGCCATTGGTTTGTGCATGAATGCATAACCCGGTTCCTCTGATAACGAGGCTTGTTTTTGTTTACCGACCGTTTTCCACCTGTCCAATCCGATCCACGACGCCATCCATCAAACATTAACTCAGCTCCAAACCATCCTCTCAACCCTAACACGACACCAACCTCGACAATGGCTACTCCTGTATGTGCATAAACGCTGAAAGGATCCCCTATCCGTGCAAGAGTTAATCTTCATCTAGCCGATTCCCCCCAACCGCCTCAAGCAGATCGCTACTGATGTACGTCGCCCATTCACCTCTGCTTACCGCCAACCACAAGACGGTCGCTTCTTTCGACGCGTGTACTAATCACAACAATTGCAGGCCTGCAACAGCGCGATTGGAAGCGCAGAATTCTACGATCATGAAAAGACCGAGCAATGGAATTCAACAATTATTGTAGGTTGAAGACACAACTCTACACAGCCGTTGTAGCTGGAAAACTGACCATGATTGAAGAGTTCCGTTTTGAAAGCCGTCATCTCTGAATCAACTCCCGAGGGTGCTTCTGCTCCCTCGTTCAAGTTCGCATGCAACAGTACCATCGTGCAGCATCTCGTCCCTACGTCCGCCCTGAACAAACCCCGTGGTGGCaccgagatcaaggctgaagagCCTCACATTTCTACGAGCTCCGAAGCGACTGCCACTGACGGAAAGCCCCATGTCGGTCGACGAGGAATGCACAGTGCCACAGGCGCCTACTGGgaccagaagaaggacggCATGTGGACCTTCAAGTATGATGGCGGTGAGGGCAAGGGTCTCGATGTAGTTGTTATGCTCATCTGGGTCGCCATCTGAACTCCCAAGCGGGCGACGGACGGTCAGGTGTTTTCGTCTTGTTCTGGCCCCAAGTCTGCTCTCTGCGGACGTGGATGGCACCCTAATTCAGCTATGGCGTTGAGGGACTTGGAAAGCGTGACATTAGGAATACGAAGGGTATGATGAGGCTTCCGGTCAAGCTATCCGCCGACGATATTAGTATCCATGCAGACCTCGGATATGAAATACGCTGGAGTTGGTAATATTCTCCAATACCAGAGGACTGGGATCAGCcgagtttcttcttttcttgggACTGTACGCTTTGCCGACCTGAAGTTGGCATTATCTAACTAAAAGACAGTGTCTTCACACACCTCTTGATGATCAATGGTCTTTTGTACTTCTTTGTGTCTGCTCGTTAACAGTTTTCTCATCAAGCATCGCAGTAAATACTCTTCTATTGTCCGGAAGATCGTAGTCAAGTTACAAATTTCAGCTCAATTATGGTTATCACGGACAATACTCCCGAGGCAATTCTCGGGTGATTGGAGGTTTGCTGCTTGGTGTCGTAGCCTATCAAACAATGCTTGGTCAACTCCTCTCATTCACCACGGTTGTACCCCCAAAAAGCATGATGAGCCTCACAAGTCAAGGGGACTTTGTCATCTTGCAAACAGATCGCTGTTGCCCTGTTCTCATTATGTTGCTTTATTCAACACATTGTCAGGTGTATTCAAGAGATGTTATTCTGCGACTATGCCAGCATACAGTTGGCAGACTTTATGTCAATCATATTTGCGTACCAGCTAGACGAGTATCAAGTCAGCACGATCTACGTCCAGAAACCTCGCGTTACCTTCAGTCTGGTTTATTCTGACCAAACATCTTTCATGGCAACTGTTCTTATTTGTCCAGAAGCGAGTGATCACAAGATCACAGCTAATTCTTCAGGGTCACTCGCATTACGAAAGTGTGTAGGCGATGCATTCACAGTGAACTATATAGAGATGCTACACAGCGGACGTTTCATGGGATTTGGAAATAATCTAAAACACAAAGAATACAAACAAGACGGTACGAACTGAAACCTGACGTAGGGGTCAATGGGATTCCGAGTCTAATGCAATGCTCGGATCAAAGTATTCAGCTATGGATAGTATGGGTGGTATGGAGGGTATTTATATTGCAGTGctgccaacaccaccaattTTCTCTACCCATCCAGGCACCACGCTGCGATGTCGATGTGGCTTGCAGTCCCGTCTTACTTTGGGAGTAAACAGCTAGGGTTGGACGAAAATTCCAGCTTGCTCCAAATGTACCCTTCATTAGATTGACTGAAGTCTAACAGGACCGAGTCAACGAGCGACATTTGGCCATTTCAACGATTCCCAATATGATAGCACCTTGTTTGCTGGTTCCTGACCTTTGTGAAAGTAGCTCTCAAGCTTGAGCCTAATGGCCTTCCTTCCAAGCAAGTATTAGGCGTCATCTAAGGCAGTGTGTGATTCTATCTAGTTTCAAAAACTGTACGCCCACTATCGTCAAATACCCTGATTAGCACGACTCCAATTATCAGAATCAGGAGATCTTGCATATGTGGCCCCCCTATCAGCTAGCATCAGATAATCTCACCACTAAGCAACATCATGATCCGTGTAGGGGAGACCTCGGGTTATAGCATGCACAAATCGAGAACGGACACAATGGCGGCGCTCTTGGCTGTGGTTCGTTCGCGCCATTCCGGTTAATACATGCATAAATGTAACCCAAGTTGGGACACCAACGATCCATACCTGCATCTTCGGAATACACAAAGAGCAGTGCTTGCTGCATAATCACTGCATAGTCGTGTGAGGAGGGGAGCTCCGATTTCGAACTCAGGGAGCCGGCTTGAGAGCAACCACAGGTATGGTTGACATCGTATGGCTTCATTGTGCACAGGGGGAAGCCGATATCATACGAATGTATAGTCAACTGGTATATGGAGTTGGTGGCAGTACACACCTACCGAGTGCATGAATGTCTACAACTTCATGTGAAAGTCTTGTGAGAGTCTTGTGCCTTGATTCCTAACTGCATTAGAGTCGAAAAACGGATGAATTCGAGAGAGCCGCAGCGCATacgaagaggagagaaaatAGAGCCAGTGAAGAATGATGCACGAGGCGAAGCGACTTGCATGAGGCTCTGAGGCAGTCAAAGAAATGTACATGCACCACCATGAATAGGTAAGAGGAGGTGGAAATCGGAGAGCCCGACTATCAAGATGATTGCTTTAGTATAAGTTTCCAAAAATGACCATAAagccttgatgagaagacacCAGGTTCATCTTCGCCAACCGACAGAGTGATTTTTCTTTCAAGAGTCAAAAGTTCCGCTTCTAGACCCGGTTTCGACACTCTGTGACTGATTGATCTCTTCGCCAGAACAAAAGGCAGCATCGAGACTTTTGTCAAGACCTTGCACGACCCTGACTTAAGATCAGTCCCGGTCCGCTCCCAGCGGGGTTCTCCGGCCCCGTGCCTCGAGTTGAGGGGTCATGGCCGGGGTCAATCCCCATAATGACGTTATTAGCGCTCCCATAAACGCCGTGGGTCTGATAGAGAGTATGCTTGATGATCAAAAGGCAGACACTGAACAGAGAGAGTTGGAAGAGTCGGGGCCACTTGTTGCTACCGCGTTGTATAGTTAAAGTGCGTTGCTGCAAGATTAGTTGTCACCCCTTCTATCTGCATCATGTTCAGGGCTACCCTCCAAGAGAAGACAGACTTCTCGTGTGTTCGCGAAGCTTGGAGCATCTGGAAAGGGTGCCTGTCAGGGCTCAATCTAGGCATGATTTGCCCCCACATGACACACTGCACGACACGACATCACAATCGTCTGGGGAAGGGTTTTCACTTCTTCCCGTCATACGATGATAGACTAGCTGGCTAGATACTATACATACCACTGAATATGCCGGGCCGGTACGCTGCACGAATCTTTTGGAGTTGGTTTTGGTGTTGCGTTTGATGGACCATATGATCAGCAAAGAGGCCCCACGCCTAATTCCTACATaataacgtcccccacccaaagaccggccacccccacagactggctacctcggccaaaacaccaaaaacccgatattataattaattaatgaattattataatactatattttttatattaaataaaacttcagtcagtaaatatttatatagaaattagtataaagatccttaagttttaatttcttaatcttatttactattctttctagttgtaaagttttttatatctatttataagctttctttattgctagaatctttataaactctgcatttaggttataaataacttttttatgccgttttagttaattttctttattttcttgctgtaaaatatttatttctctattttattgCTTAATATTGAAGTTATAACGGTctaattaactgctaatcttcCTAAAAAGCAGCCTGATAGTTGGATTTtgtattatagaagctaggaCTTGGCCTAGagcttactaaagctatatagataaatgGGAAGTTTTTAGGAGACTTAAATCCTGCTCTTTTGCTGGCGAATTTGCTGTAATAGCAGAAGAAGGTgtctttataactattaggtttattaggacctttattaggtttataggctatagtttagtGGCTTTAAAGCCGGTAATTGcgttagactttataatagcttctctttaagccttattataagtatatagaaatgtAATCTTGCTGATATAACtgttattaaagatagaagtaagatctaaaagaagataatgaTATGCCCTTTTTAGAGGactaaaaactgtaatatctagtagctaaaagatataggAAATATAAGcaggaagaaataatagatatatattattattataatattcttaGAGGAAATCTTCTGTAATATGACTTTTATGGCTgttaagaataaaaagttagggtttattcttttttttaggctatattaataaaataaagacttttcttaattaaactaatGCCAATTTATTGCTTATctagcctttattactatatataaatttctaGTCTTCTAGAAAGTCTAAATTCTTagggaaatattattattagactgttttccccttaaaaataactataagtcttaagacctttttagttattaaaatacacttaagaattataatctAGGCATAAAAaccaggctaataaataagtattaacttctttaactaataattaagaaatagactgtttatttctattccttctattattttaactttattaatattatatctatttccctgcttaattaagtatattactagcATTATAAGAAgcataaagaatgcctttattagtttagaagaagctctataatattagttagagttaattttcttgccttttaatatcctaatattaagattttattctaaaaagccctataacTAGTTCTTTCTAACACCTTTTAGGAAGCCGTTATAGATAGCAATCTTACTGGCAAACTCTctaacttactaatataatatagggcaTCCTagattagcttaaataataatctagtcttaaagactcttttcttaagtattaaagagcttttagtaaggtttttaggcttcttttagtgTTATACTTCCTTTAATCTGACTTTAGAGTATAGAAcggttaatactataagctttagctgcTTTATTTACTGATATACTGtctataactatctaaagtaTGGcgcttatatcttttttagtaaaagaaggcattttaaattaattggcattagtttaaaattaattagaattaaattaatagagttatgactgtttaaagtatatataaattgggtggctgggttgagaatgaggtggccagtctgtgggggtggccggtctttgggtgggggacgttaccAGTCGAACTTGGATCCATGAAATGATTTTTGA contains these protein-coding regions:
- a CDS encoding probable negative regulator of cdc42, producing the protein MSSQPLLQTTPGKRIALPTRVEPKVFFANERTFLSWLNFTVILGALAIGMLNFGDRVAFISAFLFTGVAMLTMIYALVTYHWRAKSIRMKGQAGFDDRFGPTVLAIILLLAVIVNFVLRITDKSKNNGN
- a CDS encoding related to cytoplasmic dynein light chain → MATPPIPPNRLKQIATDACNSAIGSAEFYDHEKTEQWNSTIISSVLKAVISESTPEGASAPSFKFACNSTIVQHLVPTSALNKPRGGTEIKAEEPHISTSSEATATDGKPHVGRRGMHSATGAYWDQKKDGMWTFKYDGGEGKGLDVVVMLIWVAI